In the genome of Populus alba chromosome 11, ASM523922v2, whole genome shotgun sequence, one region contains:
- the LOC118038278 gene encoding cytochrome P450 CYP72A616-like yields MEDFIFRGFLSSSLLLSLYVVFRVAHTFWLKPKSQEKRLRKQGIRGTSYKLLNGDKKEFARSSKEARSRPIALNQAIAPRVLPFFYKMVQIYGKVSLCWMGTRPSLLLADPELVRLVLTDTSGHIIKPPRNALVGLLQRGVSTLEGDKWAKRRRLMTPAFHAERLRGMIPAFSACCCDLVQRWKKLAGPQGSCELDVATEFNILASDVIARAAFGSSYEEGKEIFDLQKDQVILVLEAFYSIYFPGLGFIPSKKNKKRYSIDREIKAALRNIIHKKERAMQNGDAGDADLLGLLLQGRDDADNDMKIEDVIEECKLFFFAGQETTANLLTWTLIVLSMHPVWQEKAREEVLQICGMRTPGIDSIKQLRIVSMILNEVLRLYPPVNLVYRHTLKETSIQGMSIPAGVDLLLPFLFLHYDPEYWGDNAEEFKPERFSEGVSKASKDEIAFYPFGWGPRFCLGQNFALTEAKMALTMILQNFWFELSPSYTHAPCNVITLQPQHGAPIILHQL; encoded by the exons atggaAGATTTTATTTTCAGAGGGTTTCTGTCCTCTTCTTTACTTCTATCTCTCTATGTTGTGTTTAGAGTTGCTCACACTTTTTGGCTGAAGCCGAAAAGCCAAGAGAAGCGTCTGAGGAAGCAAGGGATCAGAGGCACTTCTTACAAGCTTTTGAATGGTGATAAGAAAGAGTTTGCAAGGTCTTCTAAAGAAGCTAGGTCCAGGCCCATTGCTCTAAATCAAGCAATTGCACCACGTGTCCTTCCattcttttataaaatggtGCAAATTTACG GAAAGGTCTCCCTGTGTTGGATGGGGACAAGACCTAGCCTGCTATTAGCTGATCCAGAGCTGGTGAGGTTGGTGTTAACAGACACGAGTGGTCACATTATAAAGCCACCGCGAAATGCCCTTGTGGGTCTCTTACAGCGGGGAGTCTCAACCTTGGAAGGAGACAAATGGGCCAAGCGCAGAAGGTTGATGACACCTGCCTTCCACGCTGAGAGATTAAGG GGGATGATCCCAGCATTTTCAGCCTGCTGTTGTGATCTGGTTCAGCGATGGAAGAAATTAGCAGGTCCTCAGGGATCATGTGAATTGGATGTTGCAACCgaatttaatattcttgcaAGTGATGTTATAGCTCGAGCAGCCTTTGGAAGCAGCTATGAAGAGGGAAAGGaaatatttgatcttcaaaaaGATCAagttattttggtccttgaagCTTTTTATTCCATTTACTTCCCTGGTTTGGG ATTCATACCCtctaaaaagaacaagaagagatACAGTATAGACAGAGAGATAAAAGCAGCATTGAGAAATATTATCCATAAGAAGGAGCGGGCCATGCAAAATGGAGACGCAGGCGATGCTGACTTGCTAGGCTTGCTTTTACAGGGCAGGGATGATGCTGATAATGACATGAAAATTGAAGATGTAATCGAGGAATGCAAGTTGTTCTTCTTTGCAGGCCAAGAGACCACAGCAAACTTACTCACTTGGACATTGATAGTTCTATCTATGCATCCAGTCTGGCAAGAGAAAGCAAGAGAAGAAGTTTTGCAGATTTGTGGCATGAGAACACCTGGTATCGATAGTATAAAACAACTCAGAATT GTGTCAATGATCTTAAACGAGGTACTAAGACTATATCCACCTGTGAATCTTGTGTATCGACATACTCTAAAGGAAACAAGCATTCAAGGAATGTCCATTCCAGCTGGGGTAGACCTCCTGTTACCATTCCTGTTTCTTCACTATGATCCTGAGTATTGGGGAGACAACGCAGAAGAATTCAAACCAGAGAGATTCTCTGAAGGAGTTTCAAAAGcatcaaaggatgaaattgcatTTTACCCTTTTGGGTGGGGCCCTAGATTTTGTCTAGGCCAAAACTTTGCCTTGACTGAAGCAAAGATGGCTCTTACTATGATTCTACAAAATTTCTGGTTTGAGCTTTCACCCTCTTACACGCATGCTCCTTGTAATGTCATAACTCTTCAACCACAACATGGAGCTCCTATTATACTACACCAATTATAA